One stretch of Flavobacteriales bacterium DNA includes these proteins:
- a CDS encoding VTC domain-containing protein, with amino-acid sequence MPYKLPIELSNRITLSEMDSVKLLERKDTKFGFSSEIMDELIIFMAKNYRSLEVEGMISSEYHTLYYDTKDFDCYLAHHNARVNRYKVRYRRYGDADCYLETKIKNNKGKTIKQRKKNKSIPLELNEKAKNFIQKTLGDIPIDSLIPQTWVHYKRMTFVNLELKERITLDIDLIFEKIDIKGNVLKKIETPALIIAEAKQDGLSKNSFFLQFMREKKIGEMGMSKYCMGTMLLNEKIKQNRFKKKRLFLDKLHHGYN; translated from the coding sequence AAATAGGATCACATTGTCAGAAATGGATTCGGTTAAACTATTGGAAAGAAAGGATACTAAATTTGGCTTTTCGAGCGAAATAATGGACGAACTAATCATTTTTATGGCTAAGAATTATCGTAGTCTAGAGGTGGAGGGAATGATTTCTAGTGAGTACCATACATTATATTACGATACTAAAGACTTTGATTGTTACCTAGCTCATCATAATGCAAGAGTAAATAGGTATAAAGTGAGATATCGAAGATATGGAGACGCTGATTGCTATTTGGAAACTAAAATAAAGAACAATAAAGGGAAAACAATAAAGCAAAGAAAGAAGAATAAAAGTATTCCGTTAGAGCTAAATGAAAAAGCAAAAAACTTTATTCAGAAAACATTAGGTGATATACCTATCGATAGCTTGATACCACAAACATGGGTGCATTACAAAAGAATGACCTTCGTGAATCTTGAATTAAAAGAGAGAATAACTTTGGATATCGATTTAATATTTGAAAAAATAGATATAAAAGGTAACGTGCTTAAAAAAATTGAAACACCCGCATTAATTATTGCAGAAGCAAAGCAAGATGGACTTTCAAAAAACTCTTTTTTTCTCCAGTTTATGCGAGAGAAAAAGATTGGAGAAATGGGTATGAGTAAATATTGCATGGGTACCATGTTATTAAACGAAAAGATAAAACAAAACAGATTTAAGAAAAAACGTCTTTTTTTAGATAAATTGCATCATGGGTATAATTGA
- a CDS encoding DUF4956 domain-containing protein: protein MGIIEILENTKFLGNRLIDVQDLQELVFRFLINGVFAYWVAKGIYYNRYKVSKYLYTFLLFNVCIFLVCTLLSGIKLSIGFAFGLFAVFSILRYRTEPIPIKEMTYLFVIITLSIINALSNKKVSYLELMFTNLAIVGTVYLLETLVNKSGSSTKSVTYEKIKLIKPEHKSEMIEDLKERTGLNVYDAKVERINFLNDTARVTIYFTEA from the coding sequence ATGGGTATAATTGAAATTTTAGAAAACACCAAATTCTTAGGGAATAGGTTAATTGATGTTCAGGATTTACAAGAGTTAGTATTTCGTTTCTTGATAAATGGAGTATTTGCATATTGGGTAGCAAAAGGTATTTATTACAATAGGTACAAGGTATCAAAGTATCTATATACTTTCCTCCTTTTCAATGTATGTATATTTCTTGTCTGTACATTATTAAGTGGTATTAAGTTAAGTATTGGATTCGCGTTTGGCTTGTTTGCAGTATTCTCTATTCTGAGATATAGGACCGAACCTATACCTATTAAGGAAATGACATACCTCTTCGTGATAATTACCTTATCGATAATTAATGCGCTATCTAATAAGAAGGTTAGTTATTTGGAATTAATGTTCACCAATTTAGCAATAGTAGGAACTGTATACCTTTTAGAAACGTTGGTTAACAAGTCGGGAAGTTCTACTAAGAGCGTTACTTATGAAAAGATAAAATTGATTAAACCGGAACATAAGAGTGAGATGATCGAAGATTTAAAAGAAAGAACCGGTTTAAATGTATACGATGCTAAAGTTGAAAGAATAAACTTCCTCAACGATACAGCAAGAGTAACAATTTATTTTACCGAAGCTTAA